Proteins found in one Arachis stenosperma cultivar V10309 chromosome 8, arast.V10309.gnm1.PFL2, whole genome shotgun sequence genomic segment:
- the LOC130943872 gene encoding dof zinc finger protein DOF3.2: MDPSSGQHHQEMSSNQGLENMIGCSTKSQQQERKPRPQPEQALKCPRCDSTNTKFCYYNNYSLSQPRYFCKSCRRYWTKGGTLRNVPVGGGCRKNKRSSNSSSSSTTSSSSNSPAPSSRRPQDHHGFISPNNPLITAFPHLAYDHHPSSSPTSDLTLALARLQKQTMPFDDHDLSILGNPTSSLCDILGNQGLNTHNTSSTGFLEALRTGFQGNNSNNNALHHQNLYYSYGNGDMGEVVDNGAVNAGDMLLPNHYDSEMSNAATQAVSVSTMKQELCSEATKVLGGGGFPWHNSSNGDTNMGEFDSARATWNAGFTSSNWHGLLHSPLM; this comes from the exons ATGGATCCTTCTAGTGGACAACACCATCag GAAATGTCATCAAACCAGGGACTGGAGAACATGATAGGATGCTCCACAAAGAGTCAGCAACAAGAGAGAAAGCCAAGGCCACAACCAGAACAAGCACTCAAATGTCCAAGATGTGACTCTACCAACACCAAATTCTGCTACTACAACAACTACAGCCTCTCTCAGCCAAGGTACTTCTGCAAATCTTGCAGAAGATACTGGACCAAAGGTGGAACACTCAGGAATGTTCCTGTTGGTGGTGGATGCAGGAAGAACAAGAGATcttctaattcttcttcttcatcaactACTTCCTCTTCATCTAATTCACCTGCACCCTCTTCAAGAAGGCCTCAAGATCATCATGGATTCATCTCACCTAATAATCCTCTCATCACTGCTTTCCCTCACTTGGCTTATGATCAtcatccttcttcttctcccaccAGTGATCTCACCTTAGCCCTTGCAAGGCTCCAGAAACAAACAATGCCTTTTGATGATCATGATCTCTCAATCTTGGGCAACCCCACAAGCTCCCTTTGTGATATTCTTGGAAATCAAGGCCTTAACACCCACAACACTTCATCAACTGGCTTCTTGGAAGCACTTAGAACCGGATTCCAAGGAAACAATAGTAATAATAATGCTCTTCATCATCAGAATCTCTACTATTCATATGGGAATGGGGACATGGGTGAGGTTGTGGACAATGGTGCTGTTAATGCTGGAGACATGTTGCTACCTAATCATTATGATTCAGAGATGAGCAATGCAGCAACTCAAGCAGTGAGTGTCAGCACCATGAAGCAAGAACTATGCAGTGAAGCTACTAAGGTTCTTGGTGGTGGCGGTTTTCCATGGCATAACAGTAGTAATGGAGACACAAACATGGGTGAATTTGATTCAGCAAGAGCAACTTGGAATGCTGGTTTCACATCTTCAAATTGGCATGGCCTTCTCCATAGTCCTCTAATGTAA
- the LOC130944450 gene encoding sucrose transport protein SUC1-like, producing MSSSNKNTIKNGDTQNSLHLESGSPAQPSPIWKLVAVASIAAGIQFGWALQLSLLTPYSQLLGVPHQWSSFIWLCGPISGMVVQPIVGYYSDRCTSKLGRRRPFILAGAAAVAIAVFLIGFAADIGHAFGDNLNKKTRPRAVAIFVIGFWILDVANNMLQGPCRAFLGDLAAGDERKTRLANAFFSFFMAVGSVLGYGAGSIDSLHKVFPFTQTKACDVFCADLKSCFFFSILLLLSLTGVALFYVPDKQVLREKSAVGEEDERSAAVVCFGEMLGALKGLKKPMLLLMAVTAINWSAWFAYFLYNTDWMGKEVYGGEVGNQAYKDGVQKGALGLLINSVVLGVMSLGVEPIGRAVGGAKNLWGIVNFVLAAGLAMTVYISKVAMHQRHLNPHYIGHPSTGVQAGALSFFAVLGIPLAITYSVPFALASIYSSETGAGQGLSLGVLNLAIVVPQMIVAAISGPWDKLFGGGNLPAFVAGAVAAAVSGIMAIFMLPSTKQSEAAKAALPIGGFH from the exons ATGAGCTCCTCAAACAAGAACACCATTAAGAATGGTGACACCCAGAACTCCCTTCATCTGGAATCGGGGTCACCAGCGCAGCCAAGTCCGATTTGGAAGCTGGTGGCGGTAGCCTCCATCGCTGCCGGTATCCAGTTTGGCTGGGCTCTACAACTCTCCCTACTAACACCTTACAGTCAGCTTCTCGGAGTGCCTCACCAATGGTCCTCTTTCATCTGGCTCTGCGGCCCCATTTCCGGCATGGTTGTCCAGCCAATAGTTGGTTACTATAGCGACCGATGTACCTCCAAACTCGGCCGCCGCCGTCCTTTCATTCTTGCCGGCGCCGCTGCTGTCGCCATAGCTGTTTTTCTCATTGGCTTTGCCGCCGACATTGGCCATGCCTTTGGGGACAACCTGAACAAGAAAACCCGCCCACGCGCTGTAGCCATATTTGTGATCGGATTCTGGATCTTGGACGTGGCGAACAACATGCTCCAAGGCCCCTGCCGAGCGTTCCTGGGCGACCTTGCCGCTGGTGATGAACGGAAAACGAGGCTGGCAAACGCGTTCTTCTCGTTCTTCATGGCAGTGGGAAGCGTACTCGGTTACGGTGCGGGGTCCATTGACAGCCTCCACAAAGTTTTTCCATTCACGCAGACAAAAGCGTGCGATGTGTTCTGCGCAGACTTGAAAAGTTGCTTCTTCTTCTCGATCCTCCTACTGCTGTCGTTGACAGGTGTAGCTTTGTTCTACGTGCCGGATAAACAAGTATTACGTGAGAAGTCAGCTGTGggagaagaagatgagagatcGGCAGCAGTTGTATGCTTCGGAGAAATGTTGGGGGCGCTAAAAGGGCTGAAGAAGCCCATGTTGCTACTAATGGCGGTTACGGCAATAAACTGGTCGGCGTGGTTTGCATACTTCTTGTACAATACTGATTGGATGGGTAAGGAGGTATACGGTGGAGAGGTTGGAAATCAAGCGTATAAAGACGGCGTCCAAAAGGGTGCTTTGGGTCTTTTGATAAATTCCGTGGTTTTGGGTGTTATGTCTTTGGGTGTGGAACCCATTGGACGTGCGGTTGGTGGTGCTAAGAATCTCTGGGGAATTGTTAATTTTGTCCTTGCGGCTGGCTTGGCCATGACTGTATATATCAGCAAGGTCGCTATGCACCAGCGTCATCTTAATCCCCACTACATTGGTCATCCCTCCACTGGCGTTCAGGCTGGAGCCTTGTCCTTTTTTGCTGTTCTAGGCATTCCTCTTGCG ATAACATACAGTGTCCCATTTGCATTAGCATCCATCTATTCAAGTGAAACTGGTGCTGGACAAG GTTTATCTTTGGGAGTTCTTAATCTTGCCATTGTGGTTCCGCAG ATGATAGTGGCAGCAATTAGCGGACCATGGGACAAATTATTTGGAGGTGGCAATTTGCCGGCGTTCGTGGCAGGTGCGGTGGCGGCCGCCGTGAGTGGTATAATGGCAATTTTCATGCTACCTTCTACAAAGCAATCGGAAGCGGCTAAAGCTGCTCTCCCCATTGGTGGTTTCCATTAG